One genomic segment of Amycolatopsis sp. WQ 127309 includes these proteins:
- a CDS encoding amino acid ABC transporter ATP-binding protein has protein sequence MSEPLLRAVGVKKSYGHTEVLGGIDLEVHKGQVVCLLGPSGAGKSTFLRCINHLETIDAGQIWVDGEPIGYRQRGGKLYELRERDVARQRRDIGMVFQRFNLFAHRTTLENVVEGPIRVLGLKADDARKQGLELLDRVGLAHRGDAYPAQLSGGQQQRVAIARSLAMKPKLMLFDEPTSALDPELVGEVLEVMSTLAGEGMTMVVVTHEMSFAAEAADEVVFLADGAVVETGPPDQVLSAPKHERTRQFLARILA, from the coding sequence GTGTCTGAGCCACTGCTGCGCGCCGTCGGCGTCAAGAAGTCCTACGGCCACACCGAAGTCCTCGGCGGCATCGACCTGGAGGTCCACAAGGGACAGGTCGTCTGCCTGCTCGGGCCGTCCGGTGCTGGGAAGAGCACCTTCCTGCGCTGCATCAACCACCTGGAGACGATCGACGCCGGCCAGATCTGGGTCGACGGCGAGCCGATCGGCTACCGGCAACGCGGCGGCAAGCTGTACGAGCTGCGCGAACGCGACGTCGCCCGCCAGCGCCGCGACATCGGCATGGTGTTCCAGCGGTTCAACCTGTTCGCGCACCGGACGACGCTGGAGAACGTCGTCGAAGGCCCGATCCGGGTACTGGGTCTCAAGGCGGACGACGCGCGCAAGCAGGGCCTGGAGCTGCTCGACCGCGTCGGCCTCGCGCACCGCGGTGACGCCTACCCGGCGCAGCTGTCCGGCGGGCAGCAGCAGCGCGTCGCGATCGCGCGGTCGCTGGCGATGAAACCGAAGCTGATGCTGTTCGACGAGCCGACGTCGGCGCTGGACCCGGAGCTGGTCGGCGAGGTGCTCGAAGTGATGAGTACGTTGGCGGGGGAGGGGATGACGATGGTCGTCGTGACGCACGAGATGAGCTTCGCCGCGGAGGCCGCCGACGAGGTGGTGTTCCTGGCCGACGGCGCCGTCGTCGAGACCGGGCCGCCTGATCAGGTACTGAGCGCGCCGAAGCACGAACGCACCCGGCAGTTCCTGGCGAGGATCCTCGCGTGA
- a CDS encoding ABC transporter permease produces the protein MYTTYLSLEIKRIVRSPQFTIFTIGMPVAMFLLFGSIFGKLIAPNGLPADVQTMINLAAYGASGGALFTGTRVAQERTDGWQRQLRLTPMRGPGYLVVKVISAMAVALPVLVVVFAAGLAMGVQMSAAQWGLVLVSLWLGTLPFAVLGLAIGLFGKGDTVGAVTGALMMPLGMLGGLWIPLYVLPDWMATLAHFFPTFWLGRVGLEPLAHAGGMGLAALVLAGWLIVPALVVVRRFRLDTARL, from the coding sequence GTGTACACGACGTACCTGAGCCTGGAGATCAAGCGGATCGTCCGCAGCCCGCAGTTCACCATCTTCACCATCGGCATGCCGGTGGCCATGTTCCTGCTGTTCGGCTCGATCTTCGGCAAGCTGATCGCGCCGAACGGCCTCCCGGCGGACGTCCAGACGATGATCAACCTCGCCGCGTACGGCGCGAGCGGCGGCGCCCTGTTCACCGGCACGAGAGTGGCGCAGGAACGCACCGACGGCTGGCAGCGGCAGCTGCGCCTGACGCCGATGCGCGGCCCCGGCTACCTGGTCGTCAAGGTCATCTCGGCCATGGCCGTCGCCCTGCCGGTGCTCGTGGTGGTGTTCGCCGCGGGCCTGGCGATGGGGGTGCAGATGAGCGCCGCGCAGTGGGGCCTGGTCCTGGTGTCGCTGTGGCTCGGCACGCTCCCGTTCGCCGTGCTCGGCCTGGCCATCGGCCTGTTCGGCAAGGGTGACACGGTCGGCGCGGTCACCGGCGCGCTGATGATGCCGCTGGGCATGCTCGGCGGCCTGTGGATCCCGCTCTACGTCCTCCCGGACTGGATGGCCACGCTCGCCCACTTCTTCCCGACGTTCTGGCTCGGCCGGGTCGGGCTGGAACCGCTCGCCCACGCGGGCGGGATGGGCCTGGCGGCGCTGGTGCTGGCGGGCTGGCTGATCGTCCCGGCCCTCGTGGTGGTGCGCCGGTTCCGGCTGGACACGGCGCGGCTGTGA
- a CDS encoding ABC transporter substrate-binding protein, whose protein sequence is MSRSRAVQAVLLASLAVLVTACGGGPDGAGGTSQAPGALASGGIPDTAAIVQGVQKDAQLNAALPANVKQAGVLHLASNLQSAPNNFYAADGKTPIGYEVDLAKAIAAKLGVTVTHQDMAFGSLITSLQSGRIDLTMAGMNDTKARQAQIDFVDYFTSGITIMTRKGNPDGITGPDALCGKNVAVVQGTSHQKFAATQSTKCTSAGKPAVNVTATDSDNQNQNQLRTGRVAAILNDLPSAVYISKTAGDGKFFEVVPGEPIEGGPYGIGVNKQNKPLTDSVQKALQALVADGTYGKILQAWGVDQGAIKEVAINGGS, encoded by the coding sequence ATGTCCCGTTCCCGTGCAGTCCAGGCGGTGTTGCTCGCGAGCCTGGCCGTCCTGGTGACCGCCTGTGGTGGTGGGCCCGACGGTGCCGGTGGGACGTCGCAGGCTCCCGGGGCGCTCGCGTCCGGCGGCATTCCCGATACCGCCGCGATCGTCCAAGGTGTGCAGAAGGATGCCCAGCTCAACGCCGCTCTCCCGGCGAACGTCAAGCAGGCCGGGGTGCTGCACCTCGCCTCGAACCTGCAGTCCGCGCCCAACAACTTCTACGCCGCTGACGGCAAGACGCCGATCGGGTACGAGGTTGATCTTGCCAAGGCGATCGCCGCGAAGCTCGGCGTGACCGTGACGCACCAGGACATGGCCTTCGGCTCGCTCATCACCAGCCTCCAGTCCGGCCGCATCGACCTCACCATGGCCGGGATGAACGACACCAAAGCCCGCCAGGCCCAGATCGACTTCGTCGACTACTTCACCTCCGGCATCACGATCATGACCCGCAAGGGCAACCCGGACGGCATCACCGGGCCGGACGCCTTGTGCGGCAAGAACGTCGCCGTCGTGCAGGGGACCAGTCACCAGAAGTTCGCCGCGACGCAGAGCACCAAGTGCACGTCGGCCGGGAAGCCCGCCGTCAACGTCACGGCGACCGACAGTGACAACCAGAACCAGAACCAGCTGCGCACCGGCCGCGTCGCGGCGATCCTCAACGACCTGCCCAGCGCCGTCTACATCTCGAAGACGGCGGGCGACGGCAAGTTCTTCGAGGTCGTCCCCGGCGAGCCGATCGAAGGCGGGCCCTACGGCATCGGCGTCAACAAGCAGAACAAGCCGCTGACCGACTCCGTGCAGAAGGCGCTGCAGGCGCTCGTCGCCGATGGCACCTACGGCAAGATCCTGCAGGCCTGGGGGGTCGACCAGGGGGCGATCAAGGAGGTCGCGATCAATGGCGGCTCCTGA
- a CDS encoding caspase family protein, giving the protein MAARHALLIATETYTDPALRRLTAPGGDARALAEVLSDPEIAGFEVTTLVDQPHHVVGEAIGEFYRGRRRDELTLLYFTGHGVKDDDGSLYLAMANTRRDSLMFTALAAEQVDRAMAGCASRQKVLVLDCCYSGAFPSGKLAKAGTDVHTLERFQGRGRAVLTASDATQYSFEGDSVVGSAARSVFTRHLVAGLRDGSADLDGDGDVTVDELYSYVHEHVVAEMPRQRPKHQSDVEGRIVLARNPHWTLPEYLRHGLASPIAADRLTALEGSGAAQPGGQQRGEGPHGEGDPPSGGRRQPDGLGDGPDVGASGGGGDAGHGGHAAATGRGGGFAGCSGRLGRRGGPGRGDLGTSAAVGC; this is encoded by the coding sequence GTGGCCGCCCGGCACGCGCTGCTGATCGCGACCGAGACGTACACCGACCCGGCGCTGCGGCGGCTGACCGCACCCGGCGGCGACGCCCGCGCGCTGGCGGAGGTGCTCAGCGACCCGGAGATCGCCGGCTTCGAGGTCACGACGCTGGTCGACCAGCCGCACCACGTCGTCGGCGAGGCCATCGGCGAGTTCTACCGCGGCCGCCGCCGTGACGAGCTGACCCTGCTGTACTTCACCGGCCACGGCGTGAAGGACGACGACGGCAGTCTCTACTTGGCGATGGCCAACACCCGCCGCGACAGCCTGATGTTCACCGCGCTGGCGGCGGAGCAGGTCGACCGCGCGATGGCGGGCTGCGCGTCGCGGCAGAAGGTGCTGGTGCTCGACTGTTGTTACAGCGGCGCGTTCCCGTCGGGGAAGCTCGCGAAGGCGGGCACGGACGTGCACACGCTGGAGCGGTTCCAGGGCCGCGGCCGCGCGGTGCTGACGGCGTCGGACGCGACGCAGTACTCGTTCGAGGGCGATTCGGTGGTGGGCTCGGCGGCCCGTTCGGTCTTCACCCGGCACCTGGTGGCGGGCTTGCGCGACGGCAGCGCGGACCTCGACGGCGATGGCGACGTCACGGTCGACGAGCTGTACAGCTACGTCCACGAGCACGTGGTGGCGGAGATGCCCCGGCAGCGGCCGAAGCACCAGTCCGATGTGGAGGGTCGCATCGTGCTGGCGCGCAACCCGCACTGGACGTTGCCGGAGTACCTGAGGCACGGCCTGGCGAGCCCGATCGCGGCGGACCGCCTGACGGCGCTGGAGGGGTCTGGTGCGGCTCAACCGGGTGGGCAACAGCGTGGTGAAGGCCCGCACGGAGAAGGAGATCCGCCGTCTGGTGGACGACGACAGCCGGATGGTCTCGGCGACGGCCCGGACGTGGGCGCGAGCGGCGGAGGAGGCGACGCGGGTCACGGAGGTCACGCCGCCGCCACCGGTCGAGGCGGCGGTTTCGCCGGGTGTTCCGGCCGGCTCGGTCGACGAGGTGGCCCAGGTCGCGGCGACCTCGGCACTTCAGCAGCCGTCGGCTGCTGA
- a CDS encoding alpha/beta hydrolase, with translation MRRAVIAAVAAAALASALVAAPAATAAPAPAAASIAWGPCTDPTLVTAGAECGYLAVPLDYSKPNGEQVQLAVSRVKHKVADAQYQGVMLTNPGGPGGSGLLLATRGPKVPNHAGDAYDWIGFDPRGVGASKPALSCDPDYMTYDRPEYVPVTPQLERTWLAKAKGYADACAKNNSRALLQNMKTTDTVKDMDSIRKALGQRQLNFYGYSYGTYLGQVYGTLFPQNVRRMILDSTVDPRGVWYGDNLNQDVAFDVNIRIWFGWLAQHDDVYHLGKTQPAVQRVVNEQLLKLALHPAGGVIGSDELIDVIQQASYYQLRWTLLGDALSKFVNNGDVATMKSLFEAFGGLGDDNGYAVYLAVQCSDVQWPTSWNQWKADNWKTFAKAPYFTWQNAWYNAPCLNWPVKPGTPTKVDGHGVQSVLMIDETLDAATPFPGSLEVRSRFPGASLIAEPGGTSHAITPRGNACVDNKIADYLATGALPARKPGRTADVECAPLPQPTPPAPAPAASAKADTQGLVSGRFTG, from the coding sequence GTGAGACGTGCTGTAATCGCCGCGGTGGCCGCCGCCGCGCTGGCGTCCGCGCTCGTGGCCGCGCCGGCCGCGACCGCCGCGCCCGCGCCGGCCGCCGCGTCGATCGCCTGGGGGCCGTGTACCGACCCGACGCTGGTCACCGCCGGCGCCGAATGCGGGTACCTGGCGGTCCCGCTCGACTACTCGAAGCCGAACGGCGAGCAGGTCCAGCTCGCCGTCAGCCGCGTCAAGCACAAGGTCGCGGACGCCCAGTACCAGGGCGTCATGCTGACCAACCCGGGCGGCCCCGGCGGCTCCGGCCTGCTGCTGGCCACCCGCGGCCCGAAGGTGCCGAACCACGCGGGCGACGCCTACGACTGGATCGGTTTCGACCCGCGCGGGGTCGGCGCGAGCAAGCCCGCGCTGTCGTGCGACCCGGACTACATGACCTACGACCGGCCGGAGTACGTGCCGGTGACGCCGCAGCTCGAGCGGACCTGGCTGGCCAAGGCCAAGGGCTACGCCGACGCGTGCGCCAAGAACAACTCGCGCGCGCTGCTGCAGAACATGAAGACGACCGACACGGTCAAGGACATGGACTCCATCCGGAAGGCACTGGGCCAGCGGCAGCTGAACTTCTACGGCTACTCCTACGGCACCTACCTCGGCCAGGTCTACGGCACGCTGTTCCCGCAGAACGTGCGCCGGATGATCCTCGACTCGACCGTCGACCCGCGTGGCGTCTGGTACGGCGACAACCTGAACCAGGACGTCGCGTTCGACGTCAACATCCGGATCTGGTTCGGCTGGCTCGCCCAGCACGACGACGTCTACCACCTGGGCAAGACGCAGCCGGCGGTGCAGCGCGTCGTGAACGAGCAGCTGCTGAAGCTGGCGCTGCACCCCGCGGGCGGGGTCATCGGCTCGGACGAGCTGATCGACGTCATCCAGCAGGCGTCCTACTACCAGCTGCGCTGGACGCTGCTCGGCGACGCGCTGTCGAAGTTCGTCAACAACGGTGACGTGGCGACGATGAAGTCGCTGTTCGAGGCGTTCGGCGGCCTCGGCGACGACAACGGCTACGCGGTCTACCTCGCCGTCCAGTGCTCGGACGTCCAGTGGCCGACGAGCTGGAACCAGTGGAAGGCCGACAACTGGAAGACGTTCGCCAAGGCGCCGTACTTCACCTGGCAGAACGCCTGGTACAACGCGCCGTGCTTGAACTGGCCGGTGAAGCCGGGCACGCCGACGAAGGTCGACGGCCACGGCGTGCAGAGCGTGCTGATGATCGACGAGACGCTGGACGCGGCGACGCCGTTCCCGGGCAGCCTCGAGGTCCGCAGCCGCTTCCCGGGCGCGTCGCTGATCGCCGAGCCGGGCGGCACGAGCCACGCGATCACCCCGCGCGGCAACGCGTGCGTCGACAACAAGATCGCCGACTACCTGGCGACGGGCGCGCTCCCGGCCCGCAAGCCGGGCCGCACGGCCGACGTCGAGTGCGCCCCGCTGCCCCAGCCGACGCCCCCGGCACCGGCTCCGGCTGCTTCGGCCAAGGCCGACACGCAGGGTCTGGTTTCGGGTCGGTTCACCGGCTGA
- a CDS encoding amino acid ABC transporter permease, which produces MAAPEPAGTGPLPIVRLRHWGRWVAAVVILALLVLLGVALGNAQIEWSQVPDFVFFKVMATGLLNTVVLAVLSQAVAIVLGIVIALLRRSANPVARWFAAGYIWIFRGLPVLLQILLWYNLALVFPVIHIPFLVDAQTNVLISAFTAAFLGLALNESAYMAEIVRAGLNSVDSGQTEAAKSIGMTPAATLRRVVLPQAMRVIIPPTGNDFINMLKGTSMASVIGVTELIHAANNISSNNLLVMETLLAAAVWYMVVVTVAGVGQHYLERAFGQADRGPLSRAGKALRGVPLVRSARV; this is translated from the coding sequence ATGGCGGCTCCTGAACCGGCCGGCACTGGACCGCTGCCGATCGTCCGGCTCCGGCACTGGGGCCGGTGGGTCGCCGCCGTCGTGATCCTGGCGCTGCTCGTGCTGCTGGGCGTCGCACTGGGCAACGCGCAGATCGAGTGGAGCCAGGTCCCGGACTTCGTCTTCTTCAAGGTGATGGCGACCGGGCTGCTCAACACCGTCGTCCTCGCCGTGCTGTCGCAGGCCGTCGCGATCGTGCTGGGCATCGTCATCGCCCTGCTGCGCCGCAGCGCCAACCCCGTCGCCCGGTGGTTCGCCGCCGGCTACATCTGGATCTTCCGCGGCCTGCCGGTGCTGCTGCAGATCCTGCTCTGGTACAACCTGGCGCTCGTCTTCCCGGTCATCCACATCCCGTTCCTGGTCGACGCGCAGACGAACGTGCTGATCAGCGCGTTCACCGCGGCGTTCCTCGGCCTGGCGCTCAACGAGAGCGCGTACATGGCCGAGATCGTGCGGGCCGGGCTGAACAGCGTCGACAGCGGACAGACGGAAGCGGCGAAGTCGATCGGTATGACGCCGGCCGCGACGCTGCGCCGGGTCGTGCTGCCGCAGGCGATGCGCGTGATCATCCCGCCGACCGGCAACGACTTCATCAACATGCTCAAGGGGACGTCGATGGCGTCGGTGATCGGCGTGACCGAGCTGATCCACGCGGCCAACAACATCTCGTCGAACAACCTGCTGGTCATGGAGACGCTGCTGGCCGCGGCCGTCTGGTACATGGTCGTGGTGACCGTCGCCGGGGTCGGCCAGCACTACCTGGAACGCGCGTTCGGGCAGGCCGATCGCGGGCCGCTTTCCCGCGCGGGCAAGGCGTTGCGCGGCGTGCCGCTGGTGAGGAGTGCCCGTGTCTGA
- a CDS encoding ABC transporter ATP-binding protein, with amino-acid sequence MDTGPAFALHGLTKRFGAVTAVADVSVEVARGEVVALLGPNGAGKSTTVDMLLGLTKPDAGEVVVGGGSPREAVDRGLVGAMMQNGALLPDVTVGEIVALVVSTHAKPLPAAEVIARAGLQNLVKRRCGKLSGGERQRVRFALALAGDPQLLVLDEPTAAMDVDGRRSFWASIRGFADTGRTVVFATHYLAEAEDYADRVVLMRHGKVVADGPVAEVRAAVSGRVLKAVVPGAGESDLAALPGVTSVQIRAGRAELACADSDAAIRGLLAAHPLAADIEITALGLEEAFLALTADETEGAVACTRRT; translated from the coding sequence ATGGACACCGGACCGGCGTTCGCGCTCCACGGCCTGACCAAGCGGTTCGGGGCGGTCACGGCCGTCGCCGATGTGTCGGTCGAGGTGGCGCGCGGGGAGGTCGTCGCGCTGCTCGGGCCGAACGGCGCCGGCAAGTCGACCACCGTCGACATGCTGCTGGGGCTGACCAAGCCGGACGCGGGGGAGGTCGTCGTCGGGGGCGGGAGCCCGCGCGAGGCCGTCGACCGGGGGCTGGTCGGCGCGATGATGCAGAACGGCGCGCTGCTGCCGGACGTCACCGTCGGCGAGATCGTCGCGCTGGTCGTCTCGACGCACGCCAAGCCGCTGCCGGCGGCCGAGGTGATCGCCCGGGCCGGCCTCCAGAACCTCGTGAAACGCCGCTGCGGCAAGCTTTCCGGCGGCGAGCGGCAGCGCGTGCGGTTCGCGCTCGCCCTGGCGGGCGACCCGCAGCTGCTCGTGCTCGACGAGCCCACCGCCGCGATGGACGTCGACGGGCGGCGGTCCTTCTGGGCGTCCATCCGCGGGTTCGCCGACACCGGCCGCACCGTGGTGTTCGCGACGCACTACCTGGCCGAGGCCGAGGACTACGCCGACCGCGTCGTGCTGATGCGCCACGGCAAGGTCGTCGCCGACGGTCCGGTCGCCGAGGTCCGGGCCGCGGTGTCCGGGCGCGTGCTGAAGGCCGTCGTGCCCGGCGCCGGCGAGAGCGACCTGGCCGCGCTCCCGGGCGTCACGAGCGTGCAGATCCGCGCCGGCCGCGCCGAGCTGGCCTGCGCCGACTCCGACGCCGCGATCCGCGGCCTGCTCGCCGCGCACCCGCTCGCCGCCGACATCGAAATCACCGCGCTCGGCCTGGAAGAGGCGTTCCTCGCCCTCACCGCCGACGAGACCGAAGGAGCCGTCGCGTGTACACGACGTACCTGA
- a CDS encoding macrolide family glycosyltransferase, protein MLRKHIVMVGCSAPSHVYPSLGVIRELVRRGHRVSYVVGAPLAGLVAPTGASVVEHPTIFPLGEAAVWPDDPADAMRVFLDEAIAIHPRLTSVFDEDRPDLLLYDIGGLGAPVLGRRYGVPAVQLSPTLVAWDGYDDDMAEVLAPIKASPSGVDYAATYTAWLRASGISADAWDWIGHPPQVLSLIPRAMQPHADRVGDHVRFVGPCLDPSRPADRSWKPPVSGRRVLLVSFGTAFNDQLDVYRACVEAFASEWHVVMSIGKHVSPDALGPLPPSVEVFESVPQLAVLEAASAFITHAGMGGATESLWFGVPTVAIPQAADQFGNAAQLEALGVGKHLPASSVTAESLRKAVDEVSSSPSVASRLAELKAEIRGHGGVAAAADAVESYLD, encoded by the coding sequence ATGCTGCGCAAGCACATCGTCATGGTCGGCTGTTCCGCGCCGAGCCACGTCTACCCGTCGCTCGGCGTCATCCGCGAGCTGGTGCGGCGCGGGCACCGCGTGTCCTACGTCGTCGGCGCGCCGCTGGCCGGGCTGGTGGCGCCGACCGGCGCGTCCGTGGTCGAGCACCCGACGATCTTCCCGCTCGGCGAGGCCGCCGTCTGGCCGGACGACCCGGCCGACGCGATGCGCGTCTTCCTCGACGAGGCGATCGCGATCCACCCGCGGTTGACGTCGGTGTTCGACGAAGACCGGCCCGACCTGCTGCTGTACGACATCGGCGGCCTGGGCGCGCCGGTGCTCGGGCGGCGGTACGGCGTCCCGGCCGTGCAGCTGTCGCCGACGCTGGTGGCCTGGGACGGCTACGACGACGACATGGCCGAGGTGCTGGCCCCGATCAAGGCGTCACCGTCCGGTGTGGACTACGCCGCGACGTACACCGCGTGGCTGCGGGCGAGCGGGATCTCCGCGGACGCCTGGGACTGGATCGGGCACCCGCCGCAGGTCCTGTCGCTCATCCCGCGGGCGATGCAGCCGCACGCGGATCGCGTCGGGGACCACGTCCGGTTCGTCGGGCCGTGCCTGGACCCGTCCCGGCCTGCGGACCGGTCGTGGAAACCACCGGTTTCGGGACGTCGTGTGCTGCTGGTGTCGTTCGGCACGGCGTTCAACGACCAGCTCGACGTCTACCGGGCGTGCGTCGAGGCGTTCGCATCGGAATGGCACGTCGTGATGTCGATCGGCAAGCACGTCTCGCCGGACGCCTTGGGGCCGCTGCCACCCTCGGTGGAGGTGTTCGAGAGCGTGCCGCAGCTGGCCGTGCTGGAGGCGGCGTCGGCGTTCATCACGCACGCCGGCATGGGCGGCGCGACGGAGTCGCTGTGGTTCGGCGTCCCGACCGTCGCGATCCCGCAGGCCGCGGACCAGTTCGGCAACGCGGCCCAGCTGGAGGCCCTGGGTGTAGGCAAGCACCTGCCGGCTTCCTCGGTGACCGCGGAGTCGTTGCGGAAGGCGGTCGACGAGGTGTCGTCGTCACCTTCCGTCGCTTCCCGGCTCGCGGAGCTGAAGGCGGAGATCCGCGGCCACGGCGGAGTAGCCGCGGCGGCGGACGCGGTGGAGTCCTACTTGGACTGA
- a CDS encoding aminotransferase class V-fold PLP-dependent enzyme: MTRISPRYLLQFDEPAGYLDFARFGPPSHAVLDTTAALLDQATTAGPSTVDELMRQEIRAKAAAARLSGSDTDHTVLLPNTSLGLFQAAFHSSGEVLVSAAEFPANTYPWARAEQAGRLKLRRLTGGYVTPERIAEALTPEITTVSVSAVDFRTGFRADLAALRDVVGDRLLVVDGIQGFGVIEAPWEVADVLVVGGQKWLRAGWGTGFAVLSDRALDRLDPVLSGWTGARDPGLFDDEIHPPDTTAQAWSISNLSPITSGAFAEALELVEDAGVGAIAARIAERIGSFEEVLASCGAEVVSATERRAGILAFTLPGHPAEQVGAALANAGIAATVRPEHVRLSPHASTPAAAADLLREALETLTKPREPLAIPAAGATTHEVLTALVPAIPGLAAMLGPGNEVLLHDLSRLPDSIVAIAGDLTGRNVGGPMTDLLLGLVRRGTTQDLTNYRTHGPDGRAIRSSTLFLRDADGVAVGCLCVNSVDAAASAGGNGEPETFPPDVDSLQRFLVDRAIGKAGIPVDLMKKRHKAGVVRELDEAGYFLIKDAVDHLAGRLDVTRYTIYNYLNEIRA, translated from the coding sequence GTGACGCGGATTTCGCCCCGGTACCTGCTCCAGTTCGACGAGCCCGCCGGCTACCTCGACTTCGCCCGGTTCGGCCCGCCGTCCCACGCGGTGCTCGACACGACGGCCGCGCTGCTCGACCAGGCCACCACCGCCGGTCCGTCCACTGTGGACGAGCTGATGCGGCAGGAGATCCGGGCCAAGGCCGCCGCCGCGCGGCTGTCCGGCTCGGACACCGACCACACGGTCCTGCTGCCGAACACGAGCCTCGGGCTGTTCCAGGCCGCGTTCCACAGCAGTGGCGAGGTCCTGGTGTCGGCCGCGGAGTTCCCGGCCAACACCTACCCGTGGGCCCGCGCCGAGCAGGCTGGACGGCTCAAGCTGAGGCGCCTGACCGGCGGTTACGTGACGCCCGAGCGGATCGCGGAGGCGTTGACGCCGGAGATCACCACCGTCAGCGTCAGCGCCGTCGACTTCCGCACCGGCTTCCGCGCCGACCTCGCCGCGCTGCGCGACGTCGTCGGCGACCGGCTGCTGGTCGTCGACGGCATCCAGGGCTTCGGCGTCATCGAGGCGCCGTGGGAGGTCGCGGACGTCCTGGTCGTCGGCGGCCAGAAGTGGCTGCGCGCGGGCTGGGGCACCGGCTTCGCGGTGCTGTCGGACCGGGCGCTCGACCGGCTGGACCCGGTGCTGTCGGGCTGGACCGGCGCGCGTGACCCCGGCCTGTTCGACGACGAGATCCACCCGCCGGACACCACCGCCCAGGCCTGGTCGATCTCCAACCTCAGCCCGATCACGTCCGGCGCGTTCGCCGAGGCCCTGGAGCTGGTCGAAGACGCCGGTGTCGGCGCCATCGCCGCCCGCATCGCCGAGCGGATCGGGTCCTTCGAGGAGGTGCTGGCCTCCTGCGGCGCCGAGGTCGTCTCGGCGACCGAACGGCGGGCCGGGATCCTGGCGTTCACGCTGCCGGGTCACCCGGCCGAGCAGGTCGGCGCCGCGCTGGCCAACGCCGGGATCGCCGCGACCGTGCGGCCCGAGCACGTCCGGTTGTCGCCGCACGCGTCCACGCCGGCGGCCGCCGCGGACCTGCTCCGCGAGGCGTTGGAGACGCTGACCAAGCCCCGGGAACCGTTGGCCATCCCGGCCGCGGGCGCGACGACGCACGAGGTGCTGACCGCGCTGGTGCCGGCGATCCCGGGGCTGGCGGCGATGCTCGGCCCGGGCAACGAGGTGCTGCTGCACGACCTGAGCCGGCTGCCGGACTCGATCGTCGCGATCGCGGGTGACCTGACCGGCCGCAACGTGGGCGGCCCGATGACCGACCTGCTGCTCGGCCTGGTCCGCCGCGGCACGACGCAGGACCTGACGAACTACCGCACCCACGGCCCGGACGGCCGCGCGATCCGGTCGTCGACGCTCTTCCTGCGTGACGCCGACGGTGTCGCGGTCGGCTGCCTGTGCGTCAACAGCGTCGACGCGGCCGCTTCGGCGGGCGGCAACGGCGAGCCGGAGACTTTCCCACCGGATGTCGATAGCCTGCAACGGTTTCTGGTCGACCGGGCGATCGGCAAGGCCGGGATCCCGGTGGACCTGATGAAGAAGCGTCACAAAGCCGGTGTGGTGCGTGAACTCGACGAGGCCGGGTACTTCTTGATCAAGGACGCGGTCGACCACCTCGCGGGGCGGTTGGACGTGACGCGCTACACGATCTACAACTACCTCAACGAAATCCGCGCCTGA
- a CDS encoding transcriptional regulator, whose protein sequence is MSDLPQLDPVIHAQARLRVTVALAGLHSSDQITFPRLQQLLDMTAGNLSTHLRKLEDAEYVEITKAYEHRTPVTLVRLTSAGRAAFESYTKALHQLLDATGGD, encoded by the coding sequence ATGAGCGACCTGCCGCAGCTCGACCCCGTCATCCACGCCCAGGCGCGGCTGCGGGTCACGGTCGCGCTGGCCGGGCTGCACTCGAGCGACCAGATCACCTTCCCGCGGCTGCAGCAGCTGCTCGACATGACGGCCGGTAACCTCTCGACGCACCTGCGCAAGCTCGAGGACGCCGAGTACGTCGAGATCACGAAGGCCTACGAACACCGCACGCCCGTCACGCTGGTCCGGCTGACCTCGGCCGGGCGGGCCGCGTTCGAGAGCTACACGAAGGCCCTGCACCAGCTGCTGGACGCGACCGGCGGGGACTGA